CGCTCCATTCACCGAAAATGACACCTGTGTTTCCGTTGATAAAAGCTTTCGCAGATTCGCCAAAATTGATTCCTTCCAGCTCACCTTTTACGTAAACCTTTACAGGTGTAGATTTCGTGCTATTTTGAATAAATGAAATAATTTCATTTGCGTCCATCATTTTCATATGTATAGTCCTCCTCCTGATTTTCTACCTCATTACTGTATCAAAGGAAAGATACAAAGACAAGAAAAAAGGGAACAGCCGCTTGAGCAGTTCCCAGTGGTAAGTCAGACAGCGATTCCGCTTTTCTTTGCGAATTGTCTTCCGAACTCCATCAATTCTTGCTCTTCTTCACCTTCTGGATTATTTTCGATTTTTACTGAAGGCAGTACAATTTCGCCTCCGCGTTCTTTTATTTTTGCTTCAAGCGTATCAACTGCTCCACAGAAAAATTCATATGCTGTATCACCGGAACCGAATACAGCGCAAGTTTTGCCGGAAAAATCAATCTCATCCATATCTTCAGCAAGGTCTAAAAATTCATCAGGCAAATCGCCGTCACCCCACGTGTAGGTTCCCATCATAATATGGTCATAATCGTTAAACAGCTGTGCATCATCTATATCCATCACTTCGTAACGGTCTGCCTCCGCTTCCGCCTCTTGAAGGCCCTTTTCAATCAAATCTGCCATTGCTTCAGTGTTGCCAGACATTGTTGCATAAACGAGTAAAATCTTCCCCAATTCTTTTTTCCTCCTCTAATGAATCATTGCTGACACATCGTACGGCTGAACAAATTTACATTCATACAAGCCTGCACAAAAGAAATTCTCTTTCTGATTGGCCACTCTCCATCCATGCCCTTTAATGGTATCGAACCATTTTAACGACCTGGCTTCGAGGTCGGCCTGGTAAATTCTCGAATAACCATTTTCGTCTTGCATTGTTGTGACATATATAATTCCATCATCCTCTGAAATATCAAGAAATGATTCTTCATTTTTCATCATGCTGGATTGTATAGTGAACTCTTCATCAGTCAAAATATTCCGTACAGTGACAGCACCGCACTTACCTTTCACAGAACCCATCGCAGCCACTAGCCAATTTTCATTGAACACGAGCATGGATGCTGTCATGCGTGTTTCTTCTTTTTTAACGATTTGGACTGTGTCATGGTTAAAGTCATAAGCCCAAATGCCTCCAAAATATTCGTGTATTTGCGTGCCGATGAAAAGGCTGCTGCCCTGCAGGCACAATGAACGGATTACAGGGGGGTTATCAAATCCCGCAAAAGGTTTCGCTACGCGCCAAGAAACACCAAAATCATCCGATACATAAATGCAATGCTTGCCATGGGCGCAGGCAAACCCGTCGTTTCGGCCAGTAATCGCCCATACTGTTGCGTTTGTCGGAAAGCTCGACATCGTCCAGGTTTTCCCTTCGTCAGACGAACGAATGACCGTTCCCTTTTCACCGACGCCAAACAAGTAAGGCCCTATGTAACTGATGCCATGAATTTTGCTTTTCAAACGGAAAAGCTTTCTCCAGCCCTGCTCCAAAGAATAATGAAAAATGCCTTCTCTTTGTACCGCCACAAAATAACCTGAAGTAGCCGATGCCGTGACAGCAGTCGCTCCTTTATGAAACATGGGTCTTTTCCTTGCTGATATAATCCGCCCATGCAAGAAAATCTCTCGCAAACGCTCGGCAGCTTTCCACATCATCATCTGTTTCAGGCGCCAGTTCGATTTTCAATGTTTCCTGGTAAACAGCAGCTCCCGCCTCTTGCAGCATGACGCTGAACAAATTGACCGCTTCACAAAACTTCGGATAAGAATAGTCGCCAGACCCAAAGCAGGCTGTTTTCAAGCCATTAAGCTGGAGCTGTTGGACCTCTTCAAAAAAATCTTCCGCTTCGTAAGGCAAATCGCCGTCGCCCCATGTATACGTGCCAATCAGCACATAATCATAGGATGTTAAGGCAGAAACATCCGCATCATCTATCTCAATCCAGTCGATATCCAACTCATAATCCTGAAGCGTTTCTTTTATAATGACGGCAATGTCTTCCGTATTTCCTGACATGCTGGCATATGTAATCAAGGCTTTAGCCATGTTATCACCTCATCAATTGATAATGATTTTCAATATCATATGTAACACTTTAAATGATAATGATTTTCATTGTCAATATATAAATAAAAAAAGACAGCACATCGCTGTCTTTTAAAATGGATTTTCCTGATCCAGCATATCCTTTATGACTTGAACAAAAGCTTGAACTTGCTTCAGCTCAAAGGCAGGTTCATAGCCTAATAGCCATGTGTCCCGTCCAATTGGATGCTCTTTTGTGTCTAACAGTGGCATTTTATTGACTTTATCTTCATTTTGAAGAGTAACTGACGGCAATATGGCATAACCGATTCCGTGTAGCGCCATCTGTTTACACGTTTCAATCTGATCAACCAATATCGTCTGTTTTGGCGACGTTTTAAATTTTTGATGCCACCAATGCTGAATTTCCTGAAAATAAGTACTGTCGCTTTTAAACTGGATAAACGGCCGTTCGGTATGGGCAATATCTTCGATGCAGGAAATTTCAGTGTCGACTAAATACAGGTGATCTGTCATCAAGTAATCTTTACGGCCCTTCCACTCAGGGTTCCCTCTTATAATACCGATATGAACCTGATCCTCATATAAGCTTTTCAGCATTTCGCTGCTCCAGCCGGTAATGAGCGAAACCTTTGCATTCGGGTACTTTTCCACATACGTCTTCAGGACTTTAGGGAGCCAATGCTGGCCGATTATTGAGGCGACAGCAAGCTTCAATGTGCCGTGAATTTCACCTTCAAGCTCATCAATATTTTCTCTAATCCTTTCCTGCTCTAACGTTGCATCATTCGCAAACTGAATGATTTTTTCACCGGCGGGGGTTACCGTTAACCCTTTTTGAGATCGCAAAAAGATTTTAGTGCCCCACGCCTTTTCAATCGTTTGTAAGCGCTGAGATAAAGCCGGCTGAGATACAAAAAGCCGCTCCGCCGCCTTTCTCATATTTAACTCCTCAGCTAAAACTACGAGCATATGAAGCTCTTGAAGCTGCATGTCGTCCTCCTTTTTTATAATCAATAAGTTTTTCTTATCTCCCATTCTAATAAACTCTTCGTTTCTGATTCAAGTCCTTTTCTGGTTTAAATTATGTATGCGCTTTCTTTGTTGCTCTGCCAATATAACGTAAATAGGCCGTGAAGCCTACTTATTCAATGAGCGTATGTGCTTGTTTAACTCCTTTAATACCACTCTTCTCGTAAAAATCCCTTCAAACACCTGTTCATCGTTTTCCACACAGACAAATCCGTTATTAATGACCATGCTAAATCCCTTCATAATCGGATCATTTATATGGAGACGCGGAATATCTGTCAGCATGACTTCCTCAACTGTAATTTGGTCAAGCTTTTCAAACTCAATTCGCTCAAGCCCAAAAATGCTGTTCATAATCATATTTGTGCCGATTAAACCATGTAAACGATAGGAAGCATCAAGAACCGGGATAGCTGTGTATCCGGTTTTTGTCAGCACTAATAATGCGTGCTCAAGGTTATTGCCGACTTGAACGTGCGCTACTTTGTCCGCCTCAATCATGAATTGTCCGACTGTTGCCTCAAGAAGCTGGTCTGATTGTAAGCTTATCATGTTTTCGACCCCTTTTCATTTTCATCAACCATACATTCCCTATATTACAATAATATAAACTTTATCAGTATTTGTCGAAAAGTTTCCTCCAATAAAAAAGATACTCTTTTTACGAGTATCAATTATAGGGCATTACATTAATTTTCAAATCGAAATCGGTCGTATAGTGTTACAAGTTTTTTGTAGGTGGTTCCATCAACGTTTTTGGTTCCTGTCTCTATATCGTTGATTTCACTGCTCAAAAGCTCGATAGCATACTCATGGTTGATCAGGATATTCAGCAGAAGTTTTTGTTCTTCTTCTGTAAATCGTTCACCGATAAGACTCATTCGCAATCAGGCCCCCTGTTTTATACTGAATACCTCTGAAAGCAAGTCAACTTACTTTCAGCTCTACCGCTAGAATAAGTAATCAGAAAACAAACGTCAACCGCATAATTCGACATTTCCCTTGGCTTTTCAGCCGGAATTATTTTGTAAAACGATTTGCATAGCTGAAGGCAGTGTATGAATCCGGTTTTATTTTCGCCTCTATCCCCATGGAAGTAATACGGCCTGTCATTTCTTGAATCAGTTCTTTTGTAAGCCCTTTTTTTCCAATATCCAAGTGAACCTCAAAGGTCAGATCCGCTCCCTCACCGGTAAAGGGCAGGAGCAGATCTGTGATATCCATTAAGTGTCCATCCAGAATATAAGCGGCTATTTCCTGGCTGTACGCCGTTTCTAACGAAATCTTCTCCCGAAGGCTATGTATGGGTCTGTCGACTGTATGATTTTTCAAACAGCCCCAAGCTCCCTTGCCTGTACGATGCAAATGCAATGCGGTAATAAACTTGGTGTAATCGCGGTGGACCTGTGAATCGGTTCCGATAGATAACACATAGAAGGAACGGGGGTCCTTTCGAACAAAGGCTTTAAGCCGTTCCATCACATCTTGAAAGGTCATCTGTGCTTCTGAGAGATTATAAAACAGAAAAGAATCAGCCATGCCGACACTCCTTTTCAAGGATTTACAACCATGAAACAAGTATGTTCCTTATCGTTTATTACGATTACTTTTTACAGAAGCGGGAGCTTGTTCCCCTTATTTCAGGAACCTTACTGAAGAAGTTCAAAGATTTCGATGGAAACCATGTCGATATTATCAAACGGATATGTGTTAGGTTTTTCACCTTTTTGGAAAACTGTCAGCTCAAACGTTTGATTTTTTTCGAAATATTTTACACTGCATATTTTCTCACCATTTACTTCGAAATAACGCTGCATTGGCTCGTTAGCCGCTTCCGCTGTTTCTTGCAGACTTTGCAGCCGTGTGATGATACCCATTAATTGTGACATTCTAAAAAAAGACTCCTTTCAAAAAGCAACTTCAAATCAACAAGTATTTATTATAATACAAGTTCTATTGAGCATCATACCATAAAGTCGGACAGGATGGCATTTTCCCTGCTGAATTTAAGAAAAGAAAAAAAGTGAAAAAATGATTTTTTATTAGTTTGAGGCTTTTTTTTGAATGTCATGCACACATTAATGATTTTTTTAATATGCCCGCAGCGTCAAGAAGGCTTTTTTACTAATTCATCAAAATTTTCTTTTGAAATTTTGCAATATGTAATGATTCAGGAGTGAACATCTCGCCGCATTTGCCGACTAATATCTCTTACACCGCCATGCAGCATTGGTACGGGGTTCAGGCGCTGAATGTCTATTTTTGTTCCTCCCAGTGTTCAATGTTTTCCCCTAGTTAGGTTTATTGTTTTATTGATTGTCTTATGCTTTGGCAAAATAAAAAACTTGGCGGGGGTAGCGCCAAGTTTTTTCGGATCTTGATCTGATAGAGGGGTTGGGGAACAGAGAGTAGGTATCTCTCTATAATTAAATGATAATGATTATCAATATCAATGTCAATCGTTTTTTAACATTTTTTCAATTATTAAAAAAAACGGCCTTTCAGCCGCTTAAATCAATCCATCCTGCTCATATAAATAAGAGTAAGGCAAGTCTATAAATAAATACATCTGATCATCCATCGGATACGAAAACGTTCTGATCATTTCACCAGTTTCCAAATCGCTGTACAAATCACTGAAAAACCCTTTTCTGAGGTTTCTCATTCTCATGATATTCTCCAAAAAATAAGGACGCCAACTCCAATTCTTTTCCGCGTATTCCGGCTGGTAAATCCACTCTCCATCCTGTTTAAACACATTTCCCGTCAGCTGGTCGCCTTCTTCATCACACATGTAAATTCTAAAGCTGCAATCTGTCAGCTCTTTTGCGAGTTTTTTTATAAAGTCATCATCAGAAGACAAGTTGTTTTTTCTTAAAGATGTCACAGCTTGATGGACTCGTTTGTAAAACTGTTCGGAGTGCTCATAGACGGTTTCAAGCTTCTTTTTCTCATGTGTGATAAATTGGTGAAACTCAGCTTTAAGTCTTTGCTTCAATACATCTCTCTGTGGAAACGTTTCAGAAGGAGACAACAAGTAATACCCCTGAAAATAGCGGCCGCCGTTTCTCCAAGCGTATTGAAGCTGGAAGTTCGCCTCAATATCTTCATACAGCAGTGCTGCACCGATTTTTCTCGCTAATAAAGATATGCTGTACAGCACATGCTCATATGATGGTGACGGCTGTGATATTTTCAGCGCCTGCAAATCGATTTTTAACAGATCTGGTGAAAGCAGTGCGATTCTGTCCAGGTTGCTGCTTTCTTTCCCGATGTTATCAACTGCGATTTTAATTCCGTATGTACGATAGTAGGCAAGCATATGGTAGAGCTGCTCAATATCCCCTTCAAAATTGTGCTCCGTAATTTCAAGCACAAAACGATGAAGTTCGATTCCCTTTGCTTCATACTCTTTCAGAAGCTCCAGAAAGCTTTCACCATGATCAAGCATCAGCAGATTGGCGTCCTGATTCATAAAAATCAGCAGATCAGAATCAGCCTCTAAAAAGCGGTCAAGAGCTTGGCGGATAATTCTGTTATCCACCTCTAATTTATATTCTTCGGGTATCCCCGCGTCTAAAAAAAAGGGCCCGAGACTTTGGATTTCTGAATCTGCCATTATACGCCCAAGCACCTCATACCCAACGATTTTCTGCTCCTCAGCACTGAAAATCGCTTGGTAATATGGAAGGACATCATCAATGTTCGTTAAAATATCAAGTGGATCCAACATGTTATCACCTGCTTCTCTATCTTTGTCTGATTATACCACATTGAATCCAAAGTTTAATATGCTTTAAAATGGATAAGGATTGAGCCATTGCCCCCCATCTAGAGTGACACATTCCCCATTCATATAGGAAGCTTCATCAGAAAGCATAAACGCGGCTAAAGATGCGATTTCCTCCGGTGTGCCGAGCCGGCCGAGCGGCACACTGTTCAGCGTTCGGGCTCTCGCTTTTTCTGATTCAAATAGTTTCTCCGCACCGCCTGTTCGTTCAATTGGGCCGGGTGCAATCGCGTTTGTGCGAATGCCGTATTGGCTCCCCCACTCCACGGCCAGCGTTCTTGTCAATGACAATACCCCTGCTTTCGCTGCAGCGGAATGGACGACCCCCGCTCCCGCTCCCCAAGCGTATGTGGCGGCCATATTTAAAATGACGCCCTGCTTCTGCTTCTCGATCCAATGTCTGGCTGCAGCTTGGCTGCAAAAAAATGTGCCGTTTAAGACAATCTCAATTACGGCTTTCCATCCATTGGGCGTCAGCTTTTCTGCCGGGCAAATAAAGTTTCCGGCCGCATTGTTGATCAACGCATCAAGCCGCCCAAATGCTTTTATCGCTTCTGTCATCATGTCAGAAGCGGCGGAATCAGAACGGACATCCATTTGAAAACAGGCGACCTGTCCCTCAAAGGTTTCAATGTCTCGTTTCGTTTCTGCGAGTGCTTCCTCGTTCCTCCCTGTCACCATAACGTACCAGCCTAATTCAGCCTGTCTTTTTGCCATTGCTTTTCCCATGCCGCTTGACCCGCCGGTAATAACAACCGCCTTTTTTTCCATGATTTCTCCCCCTTGTTATGAATGAGTATTCATTCAATTTTATTCTATCATGATATGCCGGCTTTTGTCAGTACATGCTGATATGAGATTTTTTCAAGATACAGATGATATAATAGAAAAACTCTATTAAAGGTTGGTTTGAAATGAAAAAGATGTCCAGAAGGCAATTTCTAAAAGGAACGTTCGGGGCTCTTGCTGCAGGAGCTTTAGCGGCCGGCGGCGGATACGGCTATGCCAGATATCTGGAGCCGCATATGATCGAGACAACCGAACACACAATCAAAAGCTCTCTCATCCCGCACGGATTTGACGGTTTCAAAATCGTGCAGTTTAGTGATACACACTTGAGTGATTCTTTTACTCTTGAAGATTTAAAGACTGTTATCCAGTCAATTCATGAATCTAAACCTGATCTCATTGTGTTTACAGGTGATATCATCGATAATCCTGATACGTACCAGCAACATCAGGCAGTCATTCCATTATTGAGAAAACTATACGCGCCCTTTGGCAAGTTTTGTGTTTACGGCAATCATGATCACGGAGGCTATGGAACTGCCGTTTACAAAAGCCTGATGACGGCCGGCGGTTTTACGGTATACCGCAATGGCTATCAAACATTGTCGCTTGCAGATGGCAGCAAAATCGAGATTGCATCACTTGATGACTTAATGCTAGGAAGCCCGGACTATGAAGGCATCCTTTCAAGGCTAAGTGACAGACTTTTTTCTATTCTGCTCGTCCATGAGCCTGATGCAGCGTTAAAAACAACAGGCTATCCGGTGAACCTTCAGCTTTCCGGCCATACACACGGCGGCCAGATTCAGCTTCCTTTTTACGGGCCGATTATTACACCTCCTTATGGAAAGGTCTACACAGAGGGAATGTATCAGACAGGCAGCACCCATATTTACGTGAACCGCGGCCTCGGGATGACCAGATTGCCTTTGCGGTTTCTGGCCAAGCCTGAAATCTCTGTCTTTACCTTAAAAAGCGCAAATTAATGTAGCAGGATGGGCTCCTCATCAATACTTATAAGTAAAAAAGAGAGGATGAGGAAACTGCTTACGTACCAGGTAAAGCAAGGTGAAACACTAAGCAGCATCGCGGCTGATTTCAGAATCAGCACCGCTTCATTACTCAATGCTAATCCGTCACTGCAGGCAGGGCTCACTGCGGGACAGTCCATTGTCATCCCCGGCCTCCCGGACCCTAATACGATTCCGTATCATATCTCAGTCTCAATCGGCGCGAAGACCCTTACGCTGTTCCAGAATAATCGAATAATGAAGACCTATCCGATTGCGGTCGGCAAAATACTGACCCAAACGCCGACTGGAGAATTTTATATTATTAACCGCCAGCGCAATCCCGGCGGCCCATTCGGCGCTTATTGGCTAAGCCTTTCTAAGCAACACTACGGAATACACGGGACGAATAATCCTTCTTCGATTGGCAAGGCTGTCTCTAAAGGCTGCATTCGTATGCATAACAAAGATGTGATCGAACTCGCTTCAATTGTGCCAAACGGAACAAGAGTCATGATTAACCGGTAATGTTTTCTTATTTGTTTCAAAAACAGGCGGTTTATAATATGATAAAGTGGGACCTTTAGGGTAAGGAGCGTTTTTATGGATATATTTAAAAATCGTAATTTTGTTCGTCTATTTTTCGCAGCACTCGCTTCTCAAATGGGGACGACAGTAGGCAACATGGCATTTGCTTTTTTCTTGCTGGACCGCTTCAGCAGCCAGCCTTCATATACGACCTTGGCGGAGCTGATGTATTCTCTTCCGACCGTATTTGTATTTCTGATCGTGGGAGTCGTCGCGGACCGGTTTGACAGAAAAAAGGTGGCGGAAAACTGCGATTGGATTAGAGCAGGTCTGACTGTCGTCCTTTTTTTCACTTTATTTACCGGCAATATTCCTCTTGTTTTCTGTATTTTATTTGTCAGAAGCGCTGTCACGAAGTTTTTCTTTCCGGCAGAAAACAGTTTGGTACAAGCCATCCTGCCAAAGGAGCATTATGCCAAAGCAGCTGGGCTTAATCAGATGCTCTTTAGTATTTTTATGGTGTTCGGAGTCGGAATAGGTGCTTTTATGTACAACACAATCGGAATTGAAGGCGCCATTATTCTCGATTTTGTCAGCTTTATCATTTCCGGGCTGCTGATCCGCAGTTGCCGAATTCCAAAGGAAGCCCGACAGCCAAATGGCGCATTCAGCTGGAGAAAAGCCTCTGTTAAAGATTCAATAAATGATTTTAGAGAAGGCATTCTCTATATATCAAAAAACAAACTGCTGGCATCCCTGATTTTCGGCTTCTTCATTTTTGGATTTGTCAACGGGGGATTCGCCGTATTGCCGATGTTTACAATGAAATATGGATTGGCGCCCGACCGTTATGAATGGCATACGTCTGTATTTACGATCGCACTCGGTTTTGGGCTGCTGGCGGGAAGTGTTCTCGGCACGATCATCTCAAAAAAAGTGAAACCCCATTTTTTAATGTCGATACCGATTTTTATCGCAGGTTTGCTGATTTTTGTCCTCGGCTACACAAATGTGTTATGGGTATATTACGCGGCAGCATTTGTCCTCGGAATGTGCATCGGACCGGTCAACATTGCGATCGGAGGCTGGATGCCAAAGATTGTTCACCCTAAGCTGATGGGACGTGTAAGCGGGTTGCAGGACCCTTTTATGATGTTTGCACAGTCACTGACACTCGGCTTAGTTGCGCTGTTATTCCCTAAATTTGTTTCAAACATTGATTATCTTTATTACGGCATGGGCGTTATCACCCTGCTTGTTTTTATTTTTTATTTTGTTGCACTGCCAAAATACAGTGCACAGGCTGTGGAAGTCAATGTTCAGGAAGTCTTTCAAGAGCAGCCCAAAAAGAAAGTAAAATCTGTATAATTTAAGTTGTTAATGCGCTTTTTTTCTCAGAAAAAAGCGCATTTTCACATTCAATATTTGCATTTCAACTTTAAAAAAGTATAATCTAATCATATAGAATTTGATAAGAGCAAAGGAGAGAAATAATGGACGACCATGCATATACGAAAGATCTGCAGCCAACCGTAGAAAATCTTTCAAAAGCAGTTTACACTGTGAACCGCCATGCAAAAACCGCCCCTAACCCTAAATACCTATATCTGCTGAAAAAACGGGCTTTGCAAAAGCTTGTCAAAGAAGGTAAAGGAAAGAAAATAGGGCTTCATTTTTCAAAAAATCCAAGGTTCAGCCAACAGCAATCGGACGTGCTTATCTCAATCGGAGACTACTATTTTCACATGCCTCCAACGAAAGAAGACTTCGAACATCTTCCGCATTTAGGTACACTTAATCAATCGTACCGAAATCCTAAAGCTCAAATGTCTTTAACAAAGGCGAAACACCTATTGCAAGAATATGTCGGCATGAAAGAAAAGCCGCTTGTGGCAAATCGCCAGCAGCCAACTTATCATAAACCCGTCTTTAAAAAACTCGGCGAGAGTTACTTTTAACATAAAAACAGCCGTGCCCCCTCGGGCATCGGCTGTTTTTATTTATTCGATAACATACGTATCCACTTTTTTAATCAAATCACTGATCTCAGGCTTACTGATCTGTTCATCTGCGCCAACGACTTCCCCGCGGTGACGCAAATCATCGGTAATTAGCGATGAGAAAATCATAACCGGCACGTCTGAACTTTTCGGATTTTCCTTCAGCAGCTTTGTGAGCCTGTGTCCATCCATTTTTGGCATTTCAATATCAGTGATAATCATATCAATCTGATCAGATAAATCCGTTTCGTTTTCAGCAAGGTCCATGATATACTCATAGGCCTCTTTTCCGTTTTCAAACGAAGAAATATTATTGTACCCAGCCTCTTTTAATTCATCCTGCAAGAGGCGCATTAAGAGCGGTGAATCCTCTACAATAATAAGCTTTTTATCAGCTCTTCTTTGATCGAAGCCCTCGGTATGCATATTGTACGTATCCACACCTGAGTCTGATTCAATATCATAAATAATTTTTTCATAATCAGGCAAAAAGATCATCAGGTTTTCGAGCTTAATAATCCCGGTAAGATGCCGCTCCATTCCTTGGTTTAACGATGTCGGCTTTTCAATTGCTTCCCAGGATACTCTGTGAATTTGAGACACAGAGCCGACATGGAAAACAATTTTCCGTTTATTAAATTCAGTTACGATATATTTCTCATCTTTTGATCCGTCAGGCTCCACTCCAAAAAATGAGAAGAGGCTGATCACAGGGAGAATTTCTCCTCTGAGCTTGATCATTCCTTCTACATGCTGATGAGAGTGAGGCACAGATGTTACCTCAACCGGCTGAATAATTTCCCTTACTTTCATGACGTTAATTCCGAAAGCATTATCGCCCACGCCAAACTTCACAATTTCCAATTCATTTGTTCCAGAATCCAATAAAATTTCGTATTGTTGTAACGACACTTCAATCCCTCGCTATTCGCATTCAGTATTGTACTGTATATATCGGCGTAAATTGTAAAAAGTGAATGGTATGGCTCTTCAAAATCGGATTCGGAGAGCGTTAAGACGCGTTTCTCTAAAAAAGAAACTTTTTTCCTACTAACCATTGACTTTCCAACTAGCAGTGATAAAATAGTCAAGGATTTTTCCAAAGAAGGGTGTAAATAATGGGTACCTTAGTAATATTCAAAGAAAATGAAATGACTGTTTTAGAAGATATCAGTGAAGAGACTTACCTGCATATGAAGAAAGAATCAGCTGACCTTCAAGAAGAGCATCCCCCGTATATGACTTGGCACGAAGACCTTCACTTTGATTATGGTTATTAATGAAAGCAGCACATATAAACAATAATAGAACATGATACAATAAAGACAATCAAAACGCTGGTTGTCTTCTTTTTTTCTGTAAAGAAAGGTATGTTTAGAAAAAAGGCGCATACAATCGAAATATATCGGCTAAAAAGGTGACAAATAGCCAGCTAGTGGTAAAATAGGATAAACTCATTATATTTGTTAAGGTGATGAATTATGGAACATTTGCTGAATCCGAAAGCAAGAGAAATTGAAATTTCAGGAATACGCAAATTCTCAAATCTTGTAGCCCAACACGAAGATGTCATTTCACTAACAATCGGCCAGCCAGACTTTTTTACGCCGCATCATGTGAAAGCTTCCGCAAAAAAAGCCATTGATGAAAACGTGACGTCATATACTCCGAACGCCGGCTACCTGGAGCTGAGACAAGCTGTACAAATTTATATGAAGAAAAAAGCGGATTTCAACTATGATGCTGAATCTGAAATCATCATCACAACAGGCGCAAGCCAAGCCATTGATGCCGCATTTCGGACGATGTTATCTCCTGGTGATGAAGTCATTATGCCGGGCCCGATTTATCCAGGCTATGAACCGATTATCAATTTGTGCGGCGCTAAGCCTGTTATTGTTGATACTAGGTCTCACGGCTTTAAGCTTACTGCCCGCCTGATTGAAGAGGCTCTGACTCCTAACACCAAGTGTGTCGTGCTTCCTTATCCGTCGAACCCTACCGGTGTGACTTTATCTGATGAAGAGCTGAAAAGCATCGCTGCCCTTTTAAAAGGCAGAAATGTCTTCGTATTATCTGATGAAATATACAGTGAATT
The Bacillus vallismortis genome window above contains:
- a CDS encoding flavodoxin, with the protein product MAKALITYASMSGNTEDIAVIIKETLQDYELDIDWIEIDDADVSALTSYDYVLIGTYTWGDGDLPYEAEDFFEEVQQLQLNGLKTACFGSGDYSYPKFCEAVNLFSVMLQEAGAAVYQETLKIELAPETDDDVESCRAFARDFLAWADYISKEKTHVS
- a CDS encoding metallophosphoesterase, which encodes MKKMSRRQFLKGTFGALAAGALAAGGGYGYARYLEPHMIETTEHTIKSSLIPHGFDGFKIVQFSDTHLSDSFTLEDLKTVIQSIHESKPDLIVFTGDIIDNPDTYQQHQAVIPLLRKLYAPFGKFCVYGNHDHGGYGTAVYKSLMTAGGFTVYRNGYQTLSLADGSKIEIASLDDLMLGSPDYEGILSRLSDRLFSILLVHEPDAALKTTGYPVNLQLSGHTHGGQIQLPFYGPIITPPYGKVYTEGMYQTGSTHIYVNRGLGMTRLPLRFLAKPEISVFTLKSAN
- a CDS encoding ribonuclease H-like YkuK family protein gives rise to the protein MADSFLFYNLSEAQMTFQDVMERLKAFVRKDPRSFYVLSIGTDSQVHRDYTKFITALHLHRTGKGAWGCLKNHTVDRPIHSLREKISLETAYSQEIAAYILDGHLMDITDLLLPFTGEGADLTFEVHLDIGKKGLTKELIQEMTGRITSMGIEAKIKPDSYTAFSYANRFTK
- the abbA gene encoding AbrB antirepressor AbbA, with the protein product MRMSLIGERFTEEEQKLLLNILINHEYAIELLSSEINDIETGTKNVDGTTYKKLVTLYDRFRFEN
- a CDS encoding EAL domain-containing protein, with the protein product MLDPLDILTNIDDVLPYYQAIFSAEEQKIVGYEVLGRIMADSEIQSLGPFFLDAGIPEEYKLEVDNRIIRQALDRFLEADSDLLIFMNQDANLLMLDHGESFLELLKEYEAKGIELHRFVLEITEHNFEGDIEQLYHMLAYYRTYGIKIAVDNIGKESSNLDRIALLSPDLLKIDLQALKISQPSPSYEHVLYSISLLARKIGAALLYEDIEANFQLQYAWRNGGRYFQGYYLLSPSETFPQRDVLKQRLKAEFHQFITHEKKKLETVYEHSEQFYKRVHQAVTSLRKNNLSSDDDFIKKLAKELTDCSFRIYMCDEEGDQLTGNVFKQDGEWIYQPEYAEKNWSWRPYFLENIMRMRNLRKGFFSDLYSDLETGEMIRTFSYPMDDQMYLFIDLPYSYLYEQDGLI
- the fadH gene encoding 2,4-dienoyl-CoA reductase; the protein is MEKKAVVITGGSSGMGKAMAKRQAELGWYVMVTGRNEEALAETKRDIETFEGQVACFQMDVRSDSAASDMMTEAIKAFGRLDALINNAAGNFICPAEKLTPNGWKAVIEIVLNGTFFCSQAAARHWIEKQKQGVILNMAATYAWGAGAGVVHSAAAKAGVLSLTRTLAVEWGSQYGIRTNAIAPGPIERTGGAEKLFESEKARARTLNSVPLGRLGTPEEIASLAAFMLSDEASYMNGECVTLDGGQWLNPYPF
- a CDS encoding YkuJ family protein produces the protein MSQLMGIITRLQSLQETAEAANEPMQRYFEVNGEKICSVKYFEKNQTFELTVFQKGEKPNTYPFDNIDMVSIEIFELLQ
- a CDS encoding flavodoxin translates to MGKILLVYATMSGNTEAMADLIEKGLQEAEAEADRYEVMDIDDAQLFNDYDHIMMGTYTWGDGDLPDEFLDLAEDMDEIDFSGKTCAVFGSGDTAYEFFCGAVDTLEAKIKERGGEIVLPSVKIENNPEGEEEQELMEFGRQFAKKSGIAV
- the cbpB gene encoding cyclic-di-AMP-binding protein CbpB translates to MISLQSDQLLEATVGQFMIEADKVAHVQVGNNLEHALLVLTKTGYTAIPVLDASYRLHGLIGTNMIMNSIFGLERIEFEKLDQITVEEVMLTDIPRLHINDPIMKGFSMVINNGFVCVENDEQVFEGIFTRRVVLKELNKHIRSLNK
- the ccpC gene encoding transcriptional regulator CcpC, with the translated sequence MQLQELHMLVVLAEELNMRKAAERLFVSQPALSQRLQTIEKAWGTKIFLRSQKGLTVTPAGEKIIQFANDATLEQERIRENIDELEGEIHGTLKLAVASIIGQHWLPKVLKTYVEKYPNAKVSLITGWSSEMLKSLYEDQVHIGIIRGNPEWKGRKDYLMTDHLYLVDTEISCIEDIAHTERPFIQFKSDSTYFQEIQHWWHQKFKTSPKQTILVDQIETCKQMALHGIGYAILPSVTLQNEDKVNKMPLLDTKEHPIGRDTWLLGYEPAFELKQVQAFVQVIKDMLDQENPF